One segment of Rattus norvegicus strain BN/NHsdMcwi chromosome 16, GRCr8, whole genome shotgun sequence DNA contains the following:
- the Cdc16 gene encoding cell division cycle protein 16 homolog isoform X2 produces the protein MNLEPLRKRVRQYLDQQQYQSALFWADKVASLSHEEPQDVYWLAQCLYLTAQYHRAAHALRSRKLDKLYEACRYLAARCHYAAKEYQQALDILDMEEPINRRLFEKYLKDDSGSKDPSSDWEMSQSSIKSSICLLRGKIYDALDNRTLATYSYKEALKLDVYCFEAFDLLTSHHMLTAQEEKELLDSLPLSKLCAEEQELLRFVFENKLKKYNKPSETVIPQSVDGLQENLDVVVSLAERHYYNCDFKMCYKLTSAVMEKDPFHANCLPVHIGTLVELNKANELFYLSHKLVDLYPSNPVSWFAVGCYYLMVGHKNEHARRYLSKATTLEKTYGPAWIAYGHSFAVESEHDQAMAAYFTAAQLMKGCHLPMLYIGLEYGLTNNSKLAERFFGQALSIAPEDPFVIHEVGVVAFQNGE, from the exons ATGAACCTGGAGCCGCTGCGCAAACGCGTCCGGCAGTACCTGGACCAG CAACAGTATCAAAGTGCTCTGTTTTGGGCAGACAAGGTAGCTTCACTCTCTCATG AGGAACCCCAGGATGTTTATTGGTTGGCTCAGTGTCTTTACCTCACAGCACAGTACCACAGAGCAGCCCATGCACTCCGGTCACGCAAGCTGGACAAA cTGTATGAAGCTTGCCGATACCTTGCAGCTAGATGCCAC TATGCTGCGAAAGAGTACCAGCAGGCTCTAGACATCCTTGATATGGAGGAACCAATTAACAGAAGGCTCTTTGAGAAGTACCTGAAGGATGACAGTGGCTCCAAAGACCCTTCCAGTGACTGGGAGATGTCACAGTCCTCC ATAAAGAGCTCGATTTGTCTTCTGAGGGGGAAAATCTACGATGCATTAGATAATCGCACCCTGGCTACCTACAGTTACAAAGAGGCTTTGAAGCTCGACGTCTACTGCTTTGAAGCATTTGATCTTCTGACGTCACACCACATGTTGACAGCACAGGAAG aaaaagaacttctagaCTCACTGCCTCTTAGCAAGCTCTGTGCCGAAGAACAAGAATTGCTACGATTTGTATTTGAGAACAAATTAAAGAAG TATAATAAGCCCAGTGAGACTGTCATTCCCCAGTCAGTGGACGGCTTGCAAGAGAATCTGGATGTGGTAGTGTCTTTGGCTGAGAGACACTATTATAACTGTGATTTTAAGATGTGCTACAAGCTTACGTCTGC AGTGATGGAAAAGGACCCTTTCCATGCAAACTGTTTACCTGTGCACATAGGAACTCTTGTGGAGTTGAATAAAGCAAATG AACTTTTCTATCTTTCTCACAAATTGGTGGATTTATATCCGAGTAATCCT GTGTCGTGGTTCGCGGTGGGCTGCTACTACCTCATGGTTGGCCATAAAAACGAGCACGCCAGGAGATACCTCAG CAAAGCTACCACACTGGAGAAGACCTATGGGCCCGCCTGGATAGCCTACGGGCACTCCTTCGCTGTGGAGAGCGAGCATGACCAAGCCATGGCTGCTTATTTCACAGCCGCACAGCTCATGAAGGG GTGTCACTTGCCAATGCTGTATATTGGGTTAGAATATGGTTTGACCAATAACTCTAAACTGGCTGAGCGGTTCTTTGGCCAAGCTCTGAGCATTGCCCCGGAAGACCCGTTTGTCATCCATGAGGTTGGAGTGGTTGCCTTTCAGAATGGAGA